Proteins from a single region of Nitrososphaerota archaeon:
- the arcC gene encoding carbamate kinase gives MGLLGLRVVVALGGNALDGEAQQGVYEVQVRNVLAASRQVLEIVRAGHEVVLTHGNGPQVGNLALQQELSAADVPPQPLHVLDSMTQGQIGYLLQREMGNALKEGSIARPVVSIVTQVLVDAKDGAFGAPTKPIGPFYDQRTAKRLAEERGYVVRRVKPRGRTAFRRVVPSPEPIEIVEAGLLSTLVRSGAIVVASGGGGIPVVSDRRGRLRGVDAVVDKDLAAEKLAEAVGADVLLILTDVEKVKLDYGKPGERGIDRMTASEARRYAGEGHFAAGSMGPKVLACVRFVEQGGALGVIASVRKAVEALQGGSGTRIVPDPAPAEEGRSKP, from the coding sequence CTGGGGCTCCTCGGGTTGAGGGTCGTCGTCGCTCTGGGGGGGAACGCGCTCGACGGCGAAGCGCAGCAGGGCGTGTACGAGGTCCAGGTCCGGAACGTGCTCGCCGCGTCGCGGCAGGTCCTCGAGATCGTCAGGGCGGGCCACGAGGTGGTCCTCACCCATGGGAACGGCCCGCAGGTCGGAAACCTGGCGCTGCAGCAGGAGCTTTCGGCTGCGGACGTGCCGCCTCAACCTCTGCACGTCCTGGACTCGATGACCCAGGGCCAGATCGGCTATCTGCTGCAGAGGGAGATGGGGAACGCGCTGAAGGAGGGTTCGATCGCCCGCCCGGTGGTCTCCATCGTGACCCAGGTGCTGGTCGACGCCAAAGACGGGGCGTTCGGTGCCCCGACCAAGCCGATAGGCCCGTTCTATGATCAGAGGACCGCAAAAAGGCTCGCCGAGGAGAGGGGATATGTCGTCAGGCGAGTGAAACCCCGCGGCCGGACGGCCTTCAGGAGGGTCGTCCCCTCCCCGGAGCCCATAGAGATCGTCGAGGCAGGGCTCCTTTCGACCCTGGTGAGGTCGGGGGCCATAGTGGTCGCCTCTGGGGGAGGCGGGATACCGGTCGTCTCCGACCGCAGGGGGAGGCTGCGGGGGGTCGACGCGGTGGTGGACAAGGACCTCGCGGCCGAGAAGCTCGCCGAGGCCGTGGGCGCCGACGTCCTCCTCATCCTCACCGACGTGGAGAAGGTGAAGCTCGACTACGGAAAGCCAGGCGAGAGGGGGATCGACAGGATGACGGCGAGCGAAGCCCGGCGGTACGCCGGCGAAGGGCACTTCGCCGCTGGCAGCATGGGCCCCAAGGTGCTGGCCTGCGTGCGGTTTGTCGAGCAGGGAGGCGCCCTCGGGGTCATAGCCTCGGTCAGGAAGGCGGTCGAGGCGCTGCAAGGCGGTTCGGGGACCCGGATCGTCCCGGATCCAGCCCCGGCGGAAGAAGGCAGAAGCAAGCCCTGA
- a CDS encoding ABC transporter ATP-binding protein: MAEAIVKMEDVWKSYADGDYVLKSVSFEVPRGEFVGVHGRSGSGKSTFLRLIGLLDRPTKGSLTVVGEDAARLGTSDSARIRREKLGYIFQGFNLVPHVTALENIEVPMWLNGVKGDERRERAMADLKRFGLEHLAGRYPREMSHGEQQRVAAIRATVSRPEMILADEPTSSLDDESAKTFLGLVTKLNRELGTTVVMVSTDPDEARAGTSVYRMGSGSLSREV, from the coding sequence ATGGCAGAAGCGATAGTGAAGATGGAGGACGTCTGGAAGTCATATGCGGACGGGGACTACGTGCTGAAGTCCGTCTCGTTCGAGGTCCCCAGGGGCGAGTTCGTCGGGGTCCACGGCCGCTCCGGGTCTGGCAAGTCGACCTTCCTCAGGCTGATAGGGCTCCTGGACAGGCCCACGAAGGGCTCCCTGACCGTCGTCGGGGAGGACGCCGCGCGCCTGGGGACGTCAGACTCGGCCAGGATCAGGAGGGAGAAGCTGGGGTACATCTTCCAGGGGTTCAACCTCGTCCCGCACGTCACCGCATTGGAGAACATCGAGGTCCCGATGTGGCTCAACGGCGTGAAGGGGGACGAGCGGAGGGAGAGGGCCATGGCCGACCTGAAGCGGTTCGGCCTCGAGCACCTGGCTGGGCGCTATCCAAGGGAGATGAGCCACGGCGAGCAGCAGCGTGTCGCCGCCATCAGGGCGACCGTCAGCAGGCCCGAGATGATACTGGCAGACGAGCCCACCTCGTCGCTGGACGACGAAAGCGCCAAGACCTTCCTGGGGCTCGTGACGAAGCTCAACCGGGAGCTCGGGACGACAGTGGTCATGGTGTCTACCGACCCCGACGAAGCGAGGGCCGGGACATCCGTCTACAGGATGGGGAGCGGGTCGCTGTCGCGGGAAGTATGA
- a CDS encoding glycosyltransferase family 2 protein: MDAVTLVLAAVGWVSGAVLFGTAAYSVALYALGSSVALEPRPAPDGPGVTAIVTSSGFSGALAETLRRTDEVDCPGLDILLALGGGHAGGDLKTAHQLEVFEPDAPGGKAHALNRAAERAKGEFLLLLDEDSRVDPDCVRNMLPCMQDERVWAVVGRPYPTNASGALQRTLEMEGSGWWAMSCARDRLGLLIPANGFFSLVRRSSLESPPGGDVWDEGALAEDTDLSLRQGARGLRTRVSPARVGIEAPSSLGALARQRLRWYKGMLDALWKNRGSVVRLPPMKAADVVLDLTSPLAPGAFVVLLLLSPLWPAFVLPVLLAAAALYLASAWVASSRVKEGRAGVLLYSVPYALVQGVVALAALGAFLFHVKIRWERTPKAGDAPAG, encoded by the coding sequence TTGGACGCCGTCACCCTGGTCCTCGCCGCGGTAGGCTGGGTCTCCGGGGCCGTGCTGTTCGGGACGGCCGCCTACTCGGTCGCGCTCTACGCCCTGGGGTCTTCAGTCGCCCTCGAGCCCCGCCCGGCTCCGGACGGCCCGGGGGTGACCGCCATCGTCACCTCCTCCGGGTTCTCGGGGGCGCTGGCCGAGACCCTCCGCCGGACGGACGAGGTCGACTGTCCGGGGCTCGACATCCTGCTCGCGCTGGGGGGCGGACATGCCGGCGGCGACCTGAAGACGGCACACCAGCTCGAGGTCTTCGAGCCTGACGCTCCCGGGGGGAAGGCGCACGCGCTGAACCGCGCGGCCGAGAGGGCGAAGGGGGAGTTCCTGCTCCTCCTAGACGAGGACTCTCGGGTCGACCCCGACTGCGTCCGGAACATGCTCCCATGCATGCAGGACGAGCGGGTCTGGGCGGTCGTCGGCCGGCCCTACCCGACCAACGCGTCGGGGGCCCTCCAGAGGACCCTGGAGATGGAAGGTTCGGGGTGGTGGGCCATGTCCTGCGCGAGGGACAGGCTGGGGCTCCTCATCCCCGCCAACGGCTTCTTCTCCCTGGTCAGGAGGTCGTCGTTGGAAAGCCCTCCGGGTGGTGACGTCTGGGACGAAGGGGCGCTGGCCGAGGACACGGACCTCTCCCTGAGACAGGGGGCCAGGGGGCTCAGGACGAGGGTCTCTCCGGCCAGGGTCGGCATCGAAGCGCCTTCGTCCCTGGGAGCGCTGGCGCGGCAGCGGCTCCGATGGTACAAGGGGATGCTCGACGCCCTCTGGAAGAACAGGGGGTCGGTCGTCAGGCTCCCTCCCATGAAGGCCGCCGACGTCGTTCTCGACCTGACCTCGCCTCTCGCCCCCGGCGCGTTCGTCGTCCTGCTGCTCCTCTCCCCGCTCTGGCCCGCCTTCGTCCTCCCCGTCCTCCTGGCCGCCGCCGCGCTCTACCTGGCGTCGGCATGGGTCGCTTCATCCAGGGTGAAAGAGGGGAGGGCGGGTGTGCTGCTCTACTCCGTCCCCTACGCCCTCGTGCAGGGGGTCGTGGCGCTCGCGGCCCTCGGGGCCTTCCTCTTCCACGTCAAGATCCGCTGGGAGAGGACCCCGAAGGCGGGGGACGCGCCGGCAGGATGA
- a CDS encoding (2Fe-2S)-binding protein: MTKVRIALEVNGHRREAEVEPRLLLVHFLRENLGLTGAHVGCETTNCGACTVLLDGVPVKSCTVLAVQADGKEVTTVEGLAKDGALDPVQQAFRSKHGMQCGFCTSGMLMSAYALLNEDSDPTEERIRAAISGNICRCTGYGNIVDSVKEAARLRRKQGRAPRTSRARKS, from the coding sequence GTGACGAAGGTGAGAATCGCGCTGGAGGTCAACGGACACAGGAGGGAGGCAGAGGTGGAGCCGAGGCTCCTGCTGGTCCACTTCCTGCGGGAGAACCTGGGGCTGACGGGGGCGCACGTCGGGTGCGAGACCACGAACTGCGGAGCCTGCACGGTCCTCCTCGACGGGGTCCCGGTGAAGTCGTGCACGGTCCTCGCCGTCCAGGCGGACGGGAAGGAGGTCACGACGGTGGAGGGGCTCGCGAAAGACGGGGCGCTTGACCCGGTGCAGCAGGCGTTCAGGTCGAAGCACGGCATGCAGTGCGGCTTCTGCACCTCGGGGATGCTGATGTCAGCGTACGCCCTCCTGAACGAGGATTCTGACCCTACCGAGGAGCGCATCAGGGCGGCGATATCCGGGAACATCTGCAGGTGCACCGGCTACGGGAATATTGTCGACTCGGTGAAGGAGGCGGCCAGGCTGCGGCGGAAGCAGGGCCGCGCGCCGCGCACCTCCCGGGCCAGAAAGTCCTAG
- a CDS encoding CBS domain-containing protein, with protein MSSALIEPKQLKKVRNQLGYTQVRLAREAGVSQSIIAKIEAGSVDPTYSTLAALSRALNSVTQARVRKAGEVMSSPVVGVQEDARLRECAALMKREGFSQVPVFSGERIVGTITDSHVMDLLAAAQDPKKVLDEKVKDHVQPAFAVVGKDTPVDALFSLFKYLPAVLVESGEKVQGIVTKIDLMAAAGSE; from the coding sequence ATGTCGTCAGCCCTGATAGAGCCGAAGCAGCTGAAGAAGGTCCGGAACCAGCTCGGATACACCCAGGTGAGGCTGGCCAGGGAGGCAGGGGTCAGCCAGTCGATAATCGCCAAGATAGAAGCGGGGTCGGTGGACCCGACCTACAGCACCCTGGCCGCCTTGTCGAGGGCGCTGAACTCAGTCACCCAAGCCAGGGTCAGGAAGGCGGGAGAGGTGATGTCTTCGCCGGTGGTGGGAGTGCAGGAGGACGCCAGGCTGAGGGAGTGCGCCGCGCTGATGAAGCGGGAAGGGTTCTCCCAGGTCCCCGTGTTCTCGGGGGAGCGCATCGTCGGGACCATCACCGACAGCCACGTCATGGACCTGCTGGCGGCGGCCCAGGACCCCAAGAAGGTCCTCGACGAGAAGGTCAAGGACCACGTCCAGCCTGCCTTCGCGGTGGTGGGGAAGGACACGCCGGTGGACGCGCTCTTCTCGCTATTCAAGTACCTCCCGGCGGTCCTGGTGGAGTCAGGGGAGAAGGTGCAAGGCATAGTGACGAAGATAGACCTGATGGCCGCTGCCGGGTCGGAGTAA
- a CDS encoding xanthine dehydrogenase family protein subunit M, which translates to MTLPPRFEYAAPRTLDEAVRMLQARGDDAKVLAGGQSMIPLLKLRVAAPALLVDIQRLPGLDYVKESGGFLRVGALTRVAELCRSDLVRRRYQALHDASLTVADPLVRNLGTVGGNLCHGDPANDLPAVMLAMGGELVATGPAGARTVRADAFFVDTFTTALARDEILTEARVPSQPPRSGGVYLKVEQKVADFATAAAAVQVTLDRESRCTYVGIGLAGVGATAMKAKEAEGAMVGRAITDGKALREAADLAADATSPVSDIRGTAEYKRRLVRLLVARGLERAGERARRGTK; encoded by the coding sequence ATGACCCTCCCCCCGAGGTTCGAGTACGCGGCCCCCAGGACCCTCGACGAGGCCGTCCGGATGCTGCAGGCGAGGGGGGACGACGCGAAGGTCCTCGCCGGAGGGCAGAGCATGATACCGCTTCTGAAGCTGAGGGTCGCGGCCCCGGCGCTCCTGGTCGACATACAGAGGCTCCCAGGGCTCGACTACGTGAAGGAGTCGGGCGGGTTCCTGAGGGTCGGGGCGCTGACAAGGGTCGCCGAGCTCTGCAGGTCGGACCTCGTCCGGAGGAGGTACCAGGCGCTCCATGACGCCTCCTTGACGGTCGCCGACCCGCTGGTCCGCAACCTCGGGACCGTGGGAGGGAACCTCTGTCACGGCGACCCTGCCAACGACCTCCCGGCCGTGATGCTCGCGATGGGGGGCGAGCTCGTCGCCACCGGCCCCGCCGGGGCGAGGACGGTCAGGGCAGACGCGTTCTTCGTCGACACCTTCACCACGGCTCTGGCGCGCGACGAGATACTCACAGAGGCGAGGGTCCCGTCCCAGCCGCCGCGCAGCGGAGGGGTCTACCTGAAGGTCGAGCAGAAGGTGGCGGACTTCGCGACCGCAGCGGCGGCGGTACAGGTCACCCTAGACAGGGAGTCGAGGTGCACCTACGTGGGGATCGGCCTGGCGGGGGTCGGGGCGACGGCGATGAAGGCGAAGGAGGCAGAAGGGGCCATGGTCGGACGGGCGATCACCGACGGCAAGGCGCTCAGAGAGGCGGCCGACCTGGCGGCGGATGCGACTTCGCCCGTGTCTGACATCAGGGGGACCGCCGAGTACAAGAGGAGGCTGGTCAGGCTGCTGGTGGCGAGGGGGCTGGAGAGGGCGGGGGAGCGGGCGAGGAGGGGAACGAAGTGA
- a CDS encoding serine hydrolase — MGDPADLAGLIDRYKAEGWVKEAGAHSIDLTRDEVAFEYDSRREFRAASTIKLAIACEVLRQAEAGAFKMGQPLRRGDLVGGSGLLRLMKDEVKPTPSSMLNLMLDVSDNSATNWLIDLVGKPNVNRLMGRYSLDIHLSGRLMRPKKRPNTATPEAMSRLMGLVHRRKMVSPWVSSRLVQVLRFQQHLDMIPGGLPGERVRCVNKTGGLDDLRADVGVVWGRGYAYTVAMFVEGFEDGYRGGSLVREASHALWESLGAKR; from the coding sequence ATGGGTGACCCCGCGGACCTGGCGGGCCTGATCGACCGCTACAAGGCGGAAGGGTGGGTCAAGGAGGCAGGCGCCCACTCCATAGACCTGACCAGGGACGAGGTCGCCTTCGAGTACGACTCCAGGAGGGAGTTCAGGGCAGCGAGCACCATCAAGCTCGCCATAGCATGCGAGGTCCTCCGGCAGGCGGAGGCGGGGGCTTTCAAGATGGGCCAGCCGCTCAGGCGGGGGGACCTGGTGGGGGGGTCGGGGCTCCTCCGCCTCATGAAAGACGAAGTGAAGCCGACCCCCTCCTCCATGCTGAACCTCATGCTGGACGTGAGCGACAATTCAGCCACCAACTGGCTGATCGACCTCGTGGGGAAGCCGAACGTCAACAGGCTGATGGGACGCTATTCCCTCGACATACACCTCTCAGGGAGGCTGATGCGCCCGAAGAAGCGCCCGAACACAGCGACCCCCGAAGCCATGTCGCGGCTGATGGGGCTGGTCCACCGGAGGAAGATGGTCTCCCCCTGGGTTTCGTCCCGGCTCGTCCAGGTGCTGAGGTTCCAGCAGCACCTCGACATGATCCCTGGCGGGCTCCCAGGGGAGCGGGTCAGGTGCGTGAACAAGACGGGGGGGCTCGACGATCTCCGGGCCGACGTGGGGGTCGTCTGGGGGAGAGGGTACGCGTACACCGTGGCCATGTTCGTGGAAGGGTTCGAGGACGGCTACCGGGGCGGGTCGCTGGTCCGGGAGGCCAGCCACGCCCTGTGGGAGTCCCTCGGGGCCAAGCGCTAG
- a CDS encoding xanthine dehydrogenase family protein molybdopterin-binding subunit, protein MAGAGFGEDDPEERFVRGRGRYVDDLKLEGMLHLHVVRSPYARARVLSVSGGITGNELQATMESVGEDAGGRSRVPFPALSADRVNYVGQPVAAVLGADRYEAEDRADEVDVQYDALKPVMDPEKALQSEPIHPGMESNLVASAELGKDFDLTAPVEVEETLRMARVATNPLETRGVVVAYDGSVLTVYASSQSVFSWRDGLAGALGLKPDAVRVVQLDTGGAFGVKGGIYPEYVVAAYAAMKTKKPVKWVESRYEHQVASNQGRGVRGKVKLYADRKGKVLGLKADVLVDSGAYPLGGGAWTPRWIASQLVGPYAVPKAYATAKGVLTNKVNMGPYRGAGRPEAAFFMERAMDRLADATGVDAAELRLRNATVRRTTSPLGMEAPPSRRFFAEALEAFDYKRRRRKNGKLGLSFFMLIPAAGAGESGKVAVKAGKVLVWIGGSTTGQGHGTWVRSLVSRELGVPAGVVELQRSDTGAISGGVGSWGSRTAIVGGGAVVEASRKVKAIAKKKLGKRYSAATLLEGDYEAEVFFKPTELMNSLGANLATARLTDAGSAVVDSVETFYDVGTPLNPGMIVSQIAGGIAQAIGEVMYEQALYSEDGQILTASIADAGVLHSTEMPRMKVMTSSHRSPLPHGAKGVGESPTIGVPPAATRALELLLGKKFADLPIDSERLWRKGLLEEERR, encoded by the coding sequence ATGGCGGGCGCAGGGTTCGGCGAGGATGACCCGGAAGAGCGGTTCGTCCGCGGCCGGGGGAGATACGTGGACGACCTGAAGCTTGAGGGGATGCTCCACCTCCACGTCGTCAGGAGCCCCTACGCCAGGGCCCGAGTGCTCTCGGTGAGCGGAGGGATAACGGGGAACGAGCTGCAGGCCACGATGGAGTCGGTCGGAGAGGACGCCGGAGGGAGGTCGAGGGTCCCATTCCCGGCGCTGTCGGCGGACCGCGTCAACTACGTCGGGCAGCCGGTGGCGGCCGTCCTCGGGGCGGACAGGTACGAGGCCGAAGACAGGGCGGACGAAGTGGACGTCCAGTATGATGCGCTGAAGCCCGTCATGGACCCGGAGAAGGCGCTGCAGTCCGAGCCGATCCATCCGGGGATGGAGAGCAACCTGGTCGCGTCGGCGGAGCTCGGGAAGGACTTCGACCTCACAGCCCCCGTCGAGGTCGAGGAGACCCTCAGGATGGCGCGGGTCGCCACGAACCCTCTCGAGACCAGGGGGGTCGTGGTCGCTTACGACGGGTCGGTCCTGACGGTCTACGCCTCGTCTCAGTCTGTCTTCTCCTGGCGCGACGGACTGGCCGGAGCGCTGGGGCTGAAGCCCGACGCGGTGAGGGTCGTGCAGCTGGACACGGGGGGAGCCTTCGGGGTGAAGGGAGGGATCTACCCCGAGTACGTGGTCGCGGCTTACGCGGCCATGAAGACGAAGAAGCCGGTGAAGTGGGTGGAGAGCAGGTACGAGCACCAGGTGGCCTCGAACCAGGGGCGCGGGGTCAGGGGGAAGGTGAAGCTCTACGCGGACAGGAAGGGGAAGGTGTTGGGATTGAAGGCAGACGTCCTCGTCGACTCGGGGGCTTACCCCCTTGGGGGCGGGGCGTGGACCCCCAGATGGATCGCGTCCCAGCTCGTCGGGCCATACGCGGTCCCGAAGGCGTACGCGACTGCGAAGGGGGTGCTGACTAACAAGGTGAACATGGGCCCCTACCGCGGAGCCGGGAGGCCGGAGGCCGCCTTCTTCATGGAGCGCGCGATGGACAGGCTCGCGGACGCCACGGGGGTCGACGCCGCGGAACTGAGGCTGAGGAACGCGACCGTCCGCAGGACGACGTCCCCCCTGGGGATGGAGGCGCCGCCGTCGAGGCGCTTCTTCGCGGAGGCGCTGGAGGCGTTCGACTACAAGAGGAGGAGGAGGAAGAATGGGAAGCTCGGGCTCTCCTTCTTCATGCTGATACCCGCCGCAGGCGCAGGGGAGTCGGGGAAGGTCGCCGTGAAAGCTGGGAAGGTCCTCGTCTGGATAGGGGGGAGCACCACCGGCCAGGGGCACGGGACGTGGGTAAGGAGCCTGGTGAGCCGGGAGCTCGGCGTCCCCGCCGGGGTTGTAGAGCTCCAGCGCTCTGACACAGGAGCGATATCCGGAGGGGTCGGGAGCTGGGGGAGCAGGACCGCGATAGTCGGAGGCGGGGCCGTGGTCGAGGCGAGCAGGAAGGTGAAGGCGATTGCGAAGAAGAAGCTCGGGAAGCGCTATTCTGCGGCGACCCTCCTGGAAGGGGATTACGAGGCGGAGGTCTTCTTCAAGCCGACGGAGCTCATGAACTCCCTCGGCGCCAACCTGGCGACCGCCCGGCTGACGGATGCCGGCAGCGCGGTCGTCGATTCGGTCGAGACGTTCTACGACGTCGGGACCCCGTTGAACCCGGGCATGATAGTCAGCCAGATCGCCGGAGGGATCGCCCAGGCGATCGGCGAGGTGATGTATGAGCAGGCCCTCTACAGCGAGGACGGGCAGATCCTGACCGCCTCCATCGCCGACGCGGGGGTGCTGCACTCGACGGAGATGCCGAGGATGAAGGTGATGACTTCCTCCCACAGGTCCCCGCTCCCGCACGGGGCGAAGGGGGTCGGGGAGAGCCCCACCATCGGGGTCCCGCCGGCCGCGACGAGGGCGCTCGAGCTCCTCCTGGGGAAGAAGTTCGCCGACCTCCCGATAGACTCGGAGAGGCTCTGGAGGAAGGGCTTGCTAGAGGAGGAGCGGAGATGA
- a CDS encoding UbiA prenyltransferase family protein → MGPVRPWVSLVRFEEYGPLFLLCGFVGALYAGLASMAGLLGLLSFIGFFSASAFVLNDVTDWREDSAAPGARNPISTGELSLRTGVAAFCVLAAASAVSLAFVGTRALAAAPLAYALYWGYSVGPKWKSRPVADIVVHGSVPALFVFMGYSLSRQPSPGVLALSGAVFCFAAMSGLLQEVRDLDKDASTRKTTASLLGKAASSDAALALLGAGLILFVVASLSGAMPPAMAALTPAAYVVAAPLLALRRGRADAGEAIAAIRARGLVLAVLAVAAYALVAAA, encoded by the coding sequence TTGGGCCCGGTCAGGCCGTGGGTTTCGCTCGTCCGCTTCGAAGAATACGGGCCCCTGTTCCTGCTCTGCGGCTTCGTCGGCGCCCTCTATGCGGGACTGGCGTCCATGGCAGGGCTCCTGGGGCTCCTGTCCTTCATCGGGTTCTTCTCGGCCTCCGCCTTCGTCCTGAACGACGTCACGGACTGGCGGGAGGACTCGGCTGCGCCGGGGGCGAGGAACCCCATCTCGACCGGGGAGCTGAGCCTCAGGACCGGGGTCGCGGCGTTCTGCGTCCTCGCGGCCGCGTCGGCCGTCTCCCTCGCCTTCGTGGGGACCCGCGCGCTCGCCGCCGCCCCGCTGGCGTACGCGCTCTACTGGGGGTACTCGGTCGGACCGAAGTGGAAGTCGCGCCCGGTGGCGGACATCGTCGTCCACGGCTCTGTCCCGGCGCTCTTCGTCTTCATGGGGTACTCCCTCTCCAGGCAGCCGTCCCCAGGCGTGCTGGCTCTGTCGGGGGCCGTCTTCTGCTTCGCGGCGATGTCAGGGCTCCTGCAGGAGGTGAGGGACCTCGACAAGGACGCTTCCACCAGGAAGACGACCGCATCTCTCCTCGGGAAGGCCGCGAGCTCCGACGCGGCCCTGGCGCTGCTGGGGGCGGGGCTCATCCTCTTCGTCGTCGCGTCGCTCTCGGGGGCGATGCCACCGGCGATGGCGGCGCTGACCCCGGCCGCGTACGTCGTCGCGGCCCCGCTGCTGGCGCTGAGGAGAGGGAGGGCAGACGCAGGGGAGGCGATAGCGGCCATCAGGGCGAGGGGGCTCGTCCTGGCCGTCCTCGCGGTCGCGGCGTACGCCCTGGTCGCGGCGGCCTGA
- a CDS encoding methionine adenosyltransferase domain-containing protein, whose amino-acid sequence MGHYYSRVDLTAPSVNHVFDISVPGSQTFTANGFVVHNSGKDPTKVDRSGSYMARYIAKNVVAAGLAAKCQVQIAYAIGVAKPVSFMVDTLGTGKADDEKIADAASLVFDMRPGMIIKELDLLRPIYRKTACYGHFGRDDPDFTWERTDRAALLKRKLA is encoded by the coding sequence ATGGGACACTACTACTCGCGGGTGGACCTGACCGCCCCGTCCGTAAACCACGTGTTCGACATCAGCGTCCCTGGCTCCCAGACCTTCACGGCCAACGGTTTCGTCGTCCACAACTCAGGCAAGGACCCCACCAAGGTGGACCGCTCCGGGAGCTACATGGCCAGGTACATAGCGAAGAACGTGGTGGCCGCGGGCCTCGCCGCCAAGTGCCAGGTGCAGATAGCCTACGCCATAGGCGTGGCCAAGCCCGTCTCCTTCATGGTCGACACCCTGGGGACAGGGAAGGCCGACGACGAGAAGATAGCCGACGCCGCGAGCCTTGTCTTCGACATGCGGCCGGGGATGATCATCAAGGAGCTCGACCTCCTCAGGCCCATCTACAGGAAGACCGCATGCTACGGCCACTTCGGCCGGGACGACCCAGACTTCACCTGGGAGAGGACCGACAGGGCCGCCCTGCTCAAGAGGAAGCTCGCGTAG
- a CDS encoding stage II sporulation protein M — protein sequence MSETSQGPVAPPQPQKGALEELFDRGRVRVALAVLVVEVAVFAAGLLIPLSPSTQQSLAQQANTEFSPLKTAGFAQTVYFIFSHNLTIALGETVPLLGALFLLFSIYSTGLVGQALMVAQGLPGPWAMFLFAFPDTIVELSGYAIAAGSGVMLLVAWRRKRLHREARVFGLELASVAGVLLVAATMETTLTFYPLLGLTLWIPTALAVVAIAALARRHGRKMRERREALLPPPAPPAWTPSEVPAPPA from the coding sequence ATGTCAGAGACCTCCCAGGGCCCTGTCGCGCCGCCTCAGCCGCAGAAGGGGGCGTTGGAGGAGCTCTTCGACCGCGGACGCGTGAGGGTGGCGCTCGCCGTCCTCGTCGTCGAGGTCGCGGTCTTCGCGGCGGGGCTCCTTATCCCCCTCTCGCCCTCGACGCAGCAGAGCCTCGCCCAGCAGGCGAACACCGAGTTCAGCCCCCTGAAGACCGCCGGGTTCGCCCAGACGGTGTACTTCATCTTCAGCCACAACCTGACTATAGCGTTGGGCGAGACGGTCCCCCTGTTGGGGGCGCTCTTCCTCCTCTTCTCGATATACAGCACCGGGCTCGTGGGCCAGGCGCTGATGGTCGCCCAGGGGCTCCCGGGCCCGTGGGCGATGTTCCTCTTCGCGTTCCCGGACACGATCGTCGAGCTTTCCGGGTACGCGATCGCGGCGGGGTCGGGGGTGATGCTCCTCGTCGCCTGGAGGAGGAAGAGGCTGCACCGGGAGGCGAGGGTCTTCGGCCTCGAACTGGCCTCCGTCGCCGGGGTGCTGCTGGTTGCCGCCACCATGGAGACGACGCTCACGTTCTATCCCCTCCTGGGGCTCACCCTATGGATCCCGACGGCCCTGGCCGTGGTCGCCATCGCGGCGCTGGCCAGGAGGCACGGCAGGAAGATGCGCGAAAGGCGCGAGGCGCTGCTCCCGCCCCCTGCCCCGCCGGCCTGGACCCCCTCTGAAGTCCCCGCGCCCCCGGCGTAG